Proteins from a genomic interval of Thunnus thynnus chromosome 5, fThuThy2.1, whole genome shotgun sequence:
- the tcp11l1 gene encoding T-complex protein 11-like protein 1: MPKEADHLERGGDKEAKEERAQDASEETVRKRVRANTPSPHRGITPQASPPRFVSVEELMATAKGVTNMTLAHEIVVNQAFQVKPAELPEGSLERRVKEIMHRAFWDCLEAQLKEDPPSYDHAIKLLAEIKETLLSFLLPGHGRLRSHIEEVLDLPLIHQQAENGALDIGRLSQFIVGMMGSLCAPCRDQDINKLKEIADIVPLLKAIFSTLDLMKMDMANFAVSSIRPHLMQQSAEYERNKFQEFLEKQPNALDYTEKWLEDTVRCLREAGTDGSSAASSHPPSLLPLNVHNHAYLRLLRWDHASDPFPETVMMDQVRFQEMQQEAEQLVLLSSVLLIVYTTTGEAISGLPGLMETLKNTVNIMLADMHTPSFSAQDALATIGEKLCVELSQCLSQHGYSPFSADRKSTLKGQILATIQPDNTVRKLMDSRVQTYLLASLESSKHKTPPPLPGGLAPVSRELKELAVRFSRLVNFNKLVFSPFYQKILQTILTPEECSSTET; encoded by the exons ATGCCAAAGGAGGCAGACCACcttgagagaggaggagacaaggAGGCGAAGGAGGAGAGGGCGCAGGATGCTTCGGAGGAGACGGTGAGGAAGAGGGTCCGGGCAAATACTCCGAGCCCGCACAGAGGGATCACTCCACAAG CCAGCCCTCCCAGGTTTGTGTctgtggaggagctgatggCGACGGCTAAAGGAGTCACCAACATGACTCTGGCCCACGAAATAGTGGTCAACCAGGCTTTTCAAGTCAAACCTGCAGAGCTTCCTGAAGGAAG TTTGGAGCGCAGAGTGAAGGAGATTATGCACAGAGCATTCTGGGATTGTTTGGAAGCTCAGTTGAAGGAGGACCCGCCGTCGTATGACCATGCCATTAAGCTGCTGGCTGAGATCAAAGAG ACACTGCTGTCTTTCTTGCTGCCGGGCCATGGACGTCTGCGGTCCCATATTGAGGAGGTTCTGGACCTGCCTCTAATCCATCAGCAGGCTGAGAATGGAGCACTTGACATTGGTCGATTGTCCCAGTTCATTGTTGGGATGATGGGCTCACTGTGCGCCCCCTGCAGGGACCAGGACATCAATAAGCTGAAGGAGATTGCCGATATTGTGCCTTTGCTCAA GGCCATATTCTCCACGTTGGACCTGATGAAGATGGACATGGCTAACTTTGCAGTTAGCAGCATCAGGCCTCATCTGATGCAGCAGTCAGCTGAGTATGAGAGGAACAAGTTCCAGGAGTTTCTGGAAAAACAACCCA ATGCCTTAGACTACACTGAGAAGTGGCTTGAGGACACAGTTAGATGCCTGAGAGAGGCTGGGACGGATGGTTCTAGTGCTGCCTCATCTCACCCTCCTTCACTCCTCCCCCTTAATGTTCATAATCATGCCTATCTGCGCCTGCTGAGGTGGGACCACGCCTCGGACCCTTTCCCAGAG ACAGTGATGATGGATCAGGTTCGGTTCCAGGAGATGCAGCAGGAGGCTGAGCAGTTAGTGTTGCTCTCCTCTGTGCTCCTCATCGTCTACACTACCACAGGAGAGGCCATCTCAGGCCTGCCAGGGCTGATGGAGACCcttaaaaacactgtcaacatcaTGCTTGCAGACATGCACACACC GTCTTTTAGTGCACAGGATGCCTTAGCAACCATCGGGGAGAAACTGTGTGTTGAGCTGAGTCAGTGTCTAAGCCAGCATGGCTACTCTCCATTCTCTGCTGACCGAAAGAGCACGCTGAAGGGGCAAATCTTAGCCACCATCCAGCCAGACAACACTGTCCGCAAGCTGATGG acTCTCGGGTTCAGACCTACCTCCTGGCTTCCCTGGAGTCCAGTAAACATaagacccctcctcctctcccaggAGGTCTGGCTCCAGTCAGCAGGGAGCTGAAAGAGCTTGCTGTTCGCTTCAGCCGCCTCGTCAATTTCAACAAGCTGGTCTTCTCCCCGTTCTACCAAAAGATTCTCCAGACAATCCTGACACCAGAGGAGTGTTCCAGCACAGAGACGTAA
- the LOC137182573 gene encoding DEP domain-containing protein 7-like, protein MASIKERAAALNLAEKLCVRPQAHGVASKPVQSSSLWSSLISHLRSTVTVKRRRVHLKSHSDCFLGSEAVDVVAEHINHVKGFEVATVSRDKVVLVCQALLDCNVFEAVGTKVFGRDKKQDLFQDSKSALYRFVNVHTPSVDELERGMLVNGIQKLFCSAPSDRQEEQTVPTGSHVPMSTPVKFTQTCIKANQVDTPVSASLSLEPMVDSLSLSPSKAQTDSVLPQSLVDEVWQEQTLLRLLNLVELPLLEGVLQCIQTPPSSPPSHLLAHSNPDLIYSSNHLDRQILKAFKDSQEDEWLCAALDCLDFLPDQPVVELSRELPHCFPRDQESCEQVPADSSSTQDGGNNCDEECKLLLYGTLVKHYSHTDRPPLLPQHMTDIYTAITDLLVNAKLSTALEALQLCLKLLSSSCREELRRLLSFMALAADPQGIKLDKEMENRLAVKCSFSRAVLHCKALSKEKEDLMVVFMLSNIKEIFKIPGALHKGVSDKLAGLVQGKQPDVTGSAFCQQVPSRTCTDSTKTTTNQELWTLLNSIHLDTKISTKERKRLLRQFYQAHPQIFNHYFGESAVSVL, encoded by the exons ATGGCTTCAATTAAGGAAAGAGCAGCGGCGTTGAACCTTGCAGAGAAACTGTGTGTGCGTCCTCAAG CTCATGGTGTGGCCAGCAAACCAGTCCAGTCTTCCTCCTTGTGGAGTAGCCTCATCTCCCACCTCAGGTCCACCGTGACAGTGAAGCGTAGACGAGTCCACCTGAAGTCCCACAGTGACTGTTTCCTGGGCTCAGAGGCTGTGGATGTGGTGGCAGAACACATAAATCATGTGAAAGGCTTTGAGG tTGCTACCGTATCACGGGACAAAGTGGTGTTGGTGTGCCAGGCTCTGCTTGACTGCAATGTCTTTGAGGCAGTGGGAACCAAAGTGTTTGGCAGAGACAAGAAGCAGGATTTGTTTCAGGACAGCAAAAGTGCTCTTTATAg GTTTGTAAATGTGCATACTCCTTCAGTTGATGAGCTGGAGAGAGGTATGCTTGTGAACGGGATCCAAAAACTCTTCTGCAGTGCTCCTTCAGACAG GCAGGAAGAGCAGACAGTTCCCACCGGGTCACATGTTCCAATGTCTACCCCTGTCAAATTCACTCAGACGTGCATAAAAGCCAACCAAGTGGACACTCCTGTCAGTGCCAGCCTGTCACTGGAGCCCATGGTGGACAGTCTGAGTCTGAGTCCTAGCAAAGCACAGACAGACTCTGTTTTACCACAATCAT TGGTAGATGAGGTGTGGCAGGAGCAGACTCTGCTGAGGCTGTTAAACCTGGTGGAGCTTCCCCTGCTGGAAGGGGTGCTTCAGTGCATCCAAACCCCACCCTCTTCCCCTCCATCACACCTGCTGGCTCACAGTAACCCAGACCTGATCTATAGCAGCAACCACCTGGACAGACAGATCCTCAAGGCCTTCAAGGACTCTCA GGAGGATGAGTGGCTCTGTGCAGCTCTGGACTGTCTGGACTTCCTCCCTGACCAGCCGGTGGTGGAGCTGAGCAGAGAGCTGCCTCACTGTTTCCCTCGAGATCAGGAGAGCTGTGAGCAAGTGccagctgacagcagcagcacccAAGATGGAG GTAATAATTGTGATGAGGAGTGTAAGCTGCTGTTGTATGGGACACTGGTCAAACACTACAGCCACACAGACAGACCTCCACTGCTGCCCCAGCACATGACTGACATCTACACAGCCATCACTGACCTGCTGG TGAATGCAAAGTTGAGCACGGCTCTTGAAGCTCTGCAGCTGTGTCTGAAGCTGCTGTCATCCAGCTGCAGAGAGGAGCTGCGCAGGCTGCTTTCATTCATGGCTCTGGCAGCTGACCCACAAGGGATAAAACTGGACAAGGAG ATGGAGAACAGATTGGCAGTGAAGTGCTCTTTCTCCAGGGCAGTCCTTCACTGCAAAGCTCTCTCAAAGGAGAAAGAGGACCTGATGGTGGTCTTCATGCTCAGCAACATAAAGGAAATCTTTAAG ATACCAGGGGCTCTGCACAAAGGAGTGAGTGACAAGCTGGCCGGCTTGGTACAGGGGAAGCAGCCCGATGTGACTG GCTCTGCGTTCTGTCAGCAGGTCCCCAGCAGGACTTGCACTGACTCTACAAAGACGACCACCAACCAGGAACTGTGGACTCTGCTGAACAGCATCCACCTGGACACCAAGATCTCAACCAAGGAGAGAAAGCGCCTGCTCAGACAGTTTTACCAAGCCCACCCACAGATATTTAACCATTACTTTGGTGAATCTGCTGTTAGTGTGCTGTAA